From Mytilus edulis chromosome 9, xbMytEdul2.2, whole genome shotgun sequence, the proteins below share one genomic window:
- the LOC139488277 gene encoding uncharacterized protein — protein MRVIVMTSSLACFDCYRISLQRQHTKMNLVLSSKVQLKRQKYKSYSPTKLTNAYLDVTDNKLSVAKAARKYCLPEQTLRDRVLGHISVDNVKSGPPPVFDCEQEARLVQHIKEMGAVGYAYTRTEVVDLGSEYAVHLGMRRKDDKHLSLRWFYGFMGRWPELKVWRPKTISELRAKATSRTSIYRYFDELDRLMEKYELKDRPQSIYNVDEKGLQPNYKPPNVVASAEYVPSTLSSEKGQTTTVMGCGNALGHQIPPYFIFAGKRMRQELLEGATPGADGSVSETGWSNSEIFQSYLETHFIKYVTGMQDKHTLLLYDGHRTHITPDIIDWAVEKKIILYVLPPHTSHVLQPMDVGCFGPFARIYSSECHKFQRTNSSVINKYNLCSIACKSYNSFSNKFTVCFP, from the exons ATGCGTGTTATTGTTATGACGTCATCACTCGCATGTTTTGATTGCTATAGGATATCCCTACAACGTCAACATACAAAAATGAATCTCGTACTTTCTAGCAAG gTTCAACTTAAAAGACAGAAATATAAGTCATATTCACCAACAAAACTGACTAATGCTTATCTAGATGTCACTGACAACAAGCTTAGTGTTGCCAAGGCTGCAAGGAAGTATTGTCTTCCTGAACAGACATTGAGAGATCGTGTATTGGGCCACATCTCTGTAGACAATGTCAAGTCAGGACCACCACCAGTGTTTGATTGTGAACAGGAGGCAAGATTGGTTCAGCACATAAAAGAAATGGGTGCAGTAGGTTATGCTTACACTAGAACTGAAGTGGTGGATCTTGGATCCGAGTATGCTGTCCACTTGGGGATGAGAAGAAAAGATGACAAGCATCTTTCTCTGAGATGGTTTTACGGCTTCATGGGTAGATGGCCAGAACTTAAAGTATGGAGACCCAAAACCATCTCAGAGCTTCGAGCAAAGGCAACATCAAGGACATCAATATATAGGTACTTCGATGAACTTGATCGTTTAATGGAAAAATATGAGCTTAAAGACAGGCCCCAGAGCATTTATAATGTCGACGAAAAGGGTTTACAACCAAACTATAAACCCCCAAATGTTGTAGCATCTGCAGAGTATGTACCCTCTACCTTGTCCTCAGAAAAAGGCCAAACAACAACGGTAATGGGATGTGGTAACGCCTTAGGACATCAAATTCCACCGTATTTCATTTTCGCTGGTAAACGTATGAGACAGGAGTTGTTAGAAGGGGCCACACCTGGTGCTGATGGGTCTGTCAGTGAAACTGGATGGTCCAATTCAGAGATTTTTCAGTCATATCTGGAAACTCATTTCATCAAATATGTAACTGGAATGCAAGACAAACATACTCTTCTTCTCTATGATGGTCACAGGACACACATAACACCGGATATAATTGATTGGGCAGTTGAGAAAAAAATTATCTTGTATGTTTTGCCTCCTCATACTAGCCATGTTCTTCAGCCCATGGATGTTGGTTGTTTTGGGCCCTTTGCAAGAATATACAGTTCCGAATGTCACAAATTCCAACGCACCAATTCATCTGTAATTAACAAGTACAACTTATGTTCTATTGCCTGCAAATCTTACAACTCTTTCTCCAACAAATTTACAGTCTGCTTTCCGTAA
- the LOC139489942 gene encoding uncharacterized protein — MMFIIHLLELFLFSVVYEGSVVATSKGLMNFNVCKRSTPIKSNKPNVTNVLDYDLFLQMPLMSHKGCFYDKGSWDATAIYRIDWDITSSCSCKCWKTEFFALRGHQCACLKTLWNLIETDINNCNHTCFGSKKDPCGAAHVSTVYEHTVRTIPTNTNVQPKSTTHHNIISKISTSALDTGKMSSSNYTYTQTHHRYQD, encoded by the exons atgaTGTTTATCATACATTTATTGGAGTTGTTCTTATTTTCTGTGGTATATGAAG GTTCTGTTGTGGCTACAAGCAAAGGACTAATGAATTTCAATGTCTGTAAAAGGAGCACACCAATAAAAAGTAACAAACCAAATGTTACAAATGTCTTGGATTATGATTTGTTTTTACAGATGCCACTGATGTCGCATAAAG GTTGTTTTTATGATAAAGGTTCATGGGACGCAACTGCTATTTATAGGATCGATTGGGACATAACATCATCCTGCTCCTGCAAATGTTGGAAAACCGAGTTTTTTGCATTAAGG ggACACCAATGTGCTTGCTTAAAAACTTTATGGAATTTAATTgaaacagatattaacaactgCAATCACACTTGCTTTGGGTCAAAGAAAGATCCATGCGGAGCCGCACATGTATCTACAGTTTATGAACATACAG TGAGAACAATACCAACAAACACCAATGTGCAACCAAAGTCTACCACTCATCATAACATTATCTCTAAGATATCTACATCAGCATTAGATACAGGTAAGATGTCGAGTTCTAACTACACATATacacaaactcatcatagataccaggactaa